From Taeniopygia guttata chromosome 29, bTaeGut7.mat, whole genome shotgun sequence:
CACGAAGTCTCCATCAATCAGAGTCTTCTGAAACCGCTCAACTTGGAGATTGACCCTAACATCCAAAGGATCCGAAAAGAGGAGAAGGAACAAATCAAAACCCTCAACAACAAATTCGCCTCCTTCATTGACAAGGTGAGCTTTCCtaaatatctgatttttttggcagggacatttctcttttctgcttgATGAGGACAAAACCTGATTGAGGAGGAATAGAAGTGAGGAATAAGACTGGAAGATGCCCTGGAAGCTCCAGGGAATGGCACCTGTTCCATAGCGGTTGCCATGAATTAATCATTCAGTGTTTAAGTTCCTCCTCTTTTGCTGATCCACATCTCACGGGCAGTGGGGAAAGAGATCTCCAGAGGAGAATCCCACCCTCCTGGAGACTTTAGGCTGAGCATTTCAGGAGCCTTGGGAACAGCTTTGTAAATGATCAAATGAATTCCACAAACCCATCTAAAATGACCAAGAAATTGGCACAAGGGAGAAGCAGCTTCTCAATGCTTGAGTTCTCTCAAAGGCATTTAAATCTGCCAAcaaaatgtttggatttttagtTCAAAATATCAAAATCTGATCCAAATCTTTCTGACCACCACATTTCACTGATGTACAAGAACATCTGCTTAGATCCTGCTCTGGTCAAGGTGCTCCTCTGTGGTTTCAAGgaaaatcctgaaatattttggacATTTAGTGGGGTAGGAGAGCTCTATgcaagggaaggagaagcagcaccttaacagtattattttaattaaagagCAAGCCCTGCTTTGTTCCTTATGTGATTTTGCTCACGTTTTTCACACAAAATCCCTATACCTGGTCTCAATTTAAACAATGAACAGGAAGCCAGAAAATCAAGGGTTGTTCCAGAGTTTCTAACACTGAACAGAGTCCCTGCAATCAAATCTCCCAACAGATGAGAATTTGGCTCTGAAAACCAGCTGGAAGGAGCATTTTACCCTCTCATCCAGTTCTGAGACCATCtcatttttggggaaattctCCCCAGTCTCTGTTCTTTCAAAGCCCCTtcaggatatttttctttctaggtCCGATTCCTTGAGCAACAAAACAAAGTGCTGGAAACCAAGTGGAgtttgctgcaggagcagggaatgaaAACAGTGAGAAACAACCTGGAGCCGCTTTTCGAGACCTACATCAACAACCTGCGAGTGCAGCTGAACTCATTGCTGAGCGACAAGGGGAGGCTGGAGGGAGAACTCGTCAACACCCAGTACCTGGTTGAGGACTTCAAGAAGAAGTAAGTCTTGAGCTAATGCTGTACTCACCTCTGCAGGTGCAGCCTTTCCCCTCTCAACATCCTTAAACTAACTGGGGGGATCCAGGAGAGTCTGGGATCCTGGAATTCCTGGCAATGACATTTTCtcaaagagaaaattttctCTGTAACGGAGTAACAGATCCAAGTACACCAACATTTAGGGAATAATTTGGAGCATGATCAAAGACTTATTAACTAAATTACCTACTGAGAGGGAAAAATTACACAGCAGGTCTGAAAGTTTCACAGCAGCACATTTCATTTGCTTAAAACAGCAGAAGGAGGATGACTAATGGCCAGAAATAAGTACAAAATAATGGATTTGCTCAAATTGTTTTGATGTACTTGTTTTAACTGGTTCAGCTCCTGGTCTCTCATTGAGGCAAAAGAGCATTGTATGCAAAATGCTCTGAAGGAAATTCATTCCAGCAAACTCAAATCTTTCTGTTACCTGCCCAAACAAAAACTCCCTGTGCCGTCCTCCTTTAGGTACGAAGATGAGATCAACAGAAGGACCATCGCAGAGAACGAATTTGTGACACTCAAGAAGGTGAGAGCAAATTCCAGGCACTGTGGGATGGCTCATTGTAGAGCTCTGATCACCCACTCAGTCACAAATCTACCCATTGCAAGTCCAACCCCTTCAGTTCtattatgtttttttccctggactgcTGTCACAACACATGTTCCTGATTTACTGATAGGGTGTAAACCACCCAAGAATCTCTCATCCCCCAGGATGTAGATGCTTCCTACATGAACAAGGTGGAACTCCAAGCCAGGGCAGATGCGCTGagtgaagaaattaatttcctgagAGCACTGTACGAAGCAGTGAGTACAACCAGCTCCAAAACATCCCAGCCCTCAGTGAAGAGCTTCTCTCCCTCCAGGAGATGCTAAATCCTTCCCCTCTGTTGAGTTGCACCAGCACCTAAGCTGTTCAGATAATGATCTGTAACAGCCTCTCCCAGGTCTGCAACTCACCTGGAAGGGTGAAAAGGCATCTCCCAAGGGGATTACCTCATTCCCTCTGCTCTTTGCAGGAACTGTCCCAGATGCAGACCCAGATCTCTGACACCTCTGTGGTTCTCACCATGGACAACAACCGGAACCTGGACCTGGACAGCATCATCTCTGAGGTGAAGGCGCAGTACGAGGACATCGCCAACCGGAGCCGTGCCGAGGCCGAGTCCTGGTACCAGACCAAGGTGAAGGATCTGGGGTTTCCTTGCTCTTATCTTCATATCTTGTGTTGAACAGATAAAGAATGATTCTTCCCAGAAAACCTTCCCAGCTGTTGATCTGGGCTTGAGGAGGGACTCTCAGGGCTCCTGGCAACTCCAAAAATGCTGGATTTTCCTTTGACTGGTTGTCCCTCTCTGTGACAGTACGAGGAGCTGCAGGCCACGGCTGGCAGGCATGGGGACGACCTCCGGAACACCAAGCAGGAGATCTCGGAGCTCAACCGCCACGTCCAGCGGCTCCGATCTGAGATTGACAGCGTGAAAAAACAGGTAAGGGGCAGCAAACCCCACTTTTAACCAATCTAGCCCCTGACTTGcaagggagaggaaggaaaaggttGGAGAAACCTGAGCAGTTCTACTCAGTTTGACCCTTTTtcattgaaaaagaaaactgtcaCTAAAACTGGTGGAGCTGATGGTGCTGGGATAAAACCTTGTGATTTCAGGGGAGGTAAAGAACAACCTGGGTCTGGGGTGGGGACTTCGAGCAGAACTTTGTGTTCCACAGTGTGCAAACCTGAAAGCTGCCATCGCTGATGCCGAGGAGCGCGGGGAACTGACCCTCAAGGACGCCAAGGCTAAACTGGCTGAGCTGGAGGATGCTCTGCAACAGGCCAAGGCTGACCTGGCCCGGCAGCTCCGAGAGTACCAGGAGCTCATGAACGTCAAACTGGCCTTGGACATTGAGATTGCGACCTACAGGAAGCTGCTGGAGGGCGAGGAGTGCAGGTGGGTGGGAAacatccagccctggggctggggatggcACAGGAGAAGCTCAGCATTTCTGGAATCCCCACAGAGTGGGGAGATTATCCCAGATAATGGAAATAACAAAAATACGTGAATTATGCTGTGAATTTATTTTGCTCCCCAAAGGCCTCTgggaaatgtattttattgtttccccccccccaaaatcaaaAGACTTCTAATCCTCTTGTCTTCCATCCCTGAACAGACTGGCTGGAGATGGGGTCCCAGTGAATATCTGTAAGTCTCTAAAATATAAGAATTGCCTTATTTAAACATTCTTGTGTCTCTACACCAAGAAGCCAATGCCCAGAGATACTGAAacatttccttctcctccttgcaGCCGTCACCAGAACAACAGTGGGAACGGGATACGGAGGAGGGAGCAACCTCAGCATGGGAGGGGGGATCTGCAATCTGGGGAACAGCTTCAACTGTGGGAGCGTTCCCGGGGTGGGCAGCACCACCcttggagctggcagcagctccagcatgAAGTTTGtctccagctcctccaccaGAAGAAGCTACAGGAGCTAAAATTCTCTTTCCAGTCACCACCACGCACCATAAAACACCAAAACTGGTCCTTTACTGGAGCGTGGTGGGGTGAGCACAACCAGGGCCACCTGCACCCCAAGTCCTGTCCCACAGGAGCCTTACTTTAGGAACTCTCTCTCAGCTGTGTTGTCTTGCACACATCCTGTTGGGCTCAGCCCTGGAACCTGAGTCTCACTGGGTTAAACTTGCAGCTTGCTTGCTCCAGCTCAGCAATTTTTTGGTCGGATTTTGTATATAAAATGTGTCCCATGACTGTTCGTCTCTCTTTACTTTCTGGAGTTTGTCTAATAAAAATGCACATGTAATTTATTCTATTTTGTAGTCCTTTTAATTAAAGAGGTGCAAGAGCAAATGCAAACACAGGTAACAAGAACTTTCCCTCAGGCCGTGACCAGTTCAAGACTGAGATTTTTGCTCCTCACTCAGATTTACTGTATTTCACTGTCAGCAGCCAGAacaccccagcccagcagaacCTCAGAGGGAGGTTTGGTGTTTGATTTCAACATTCCCTCCCCACTGTGCAGGGAAAACACCTGGAAGCCAAACACCAGGACACGCCAAGGCAGGAGTCAGGCACAGGGGAAAAGGTCTGAGCTTCATTTacttccagctcccagcccatggaGCATCCAGGAGCCTGGATCCTGAGGGTGGGATCCCAGTGCCAGGTGTGTCATGTACGtgcacaaaccccaaacaagaGGGAATTAATTCCCAAGGGAGGCAGAGCAACCCCCTGGCTTGTTCAGGTGAATcatccatcccaaacccctggTGTCACCCACGCCttggagccagcagtgcccacatCTGCCTGAGCAGGCTGGGAGCCCTCCCTGGCTCAGGGTCCTGGTGCTGATGTTCCATCTCCTCTAAGCACACAGAGGGACAAGATCAGGTCCATACTCTGGTCAGTAAGAATCATGAACCAGATATGGTCCTACACTGAATTAAATGTCACTAATCCAGtagctataaaaaaaaataaaaccaacaagAAAGGGATTTATTTCACTGCTGAAAAGTGAAAGTGTTCAAGATCTAGTGTTTCTTCAGGTTCTTAAGATATGTTGGAGACAAGGTCTTGTTTTGAGAAGGTGAAAGAAAAACCAGAGGAGTTGTAGGGATTTCAGATGTTCTGACTAATTGGGAGAAATTAATGGAGAAGTAAAAGCAGAGAACTATCTGCAGTGAGAGATCTCAGTGCTGGAAGGTCACTTGAATGAGTTTTTTCCGGTTGtgactggaaaaaaacatgCCAGCCCTCACTCCCTGGATTTTAATAGGTTCAAGTAAAGAGTAGAGAGGCTCtcttaagaaaatattaatggaattggggaaataaaagggagctggcagtgctggaatGGCATATTGGATTCAGGGTTTCCTTCAGGACCAGTAGATTCCCCTAATTTTTAGgatgccctgtgctctgcatgTGTATCCCTGAGGAAATCTCCTTCCTGAAATCTTGCAGGCTTGGTTATGGATCTGCTGTGGgtctcctctcctgctccacCACCTCTCTCAGCAGCCTCCAGGGAAGGAGCAATATCCTCCCTCCCTCAGAACAGCAGGCTGGGGAGCTCCGCCGATGGCCTTCTTTCTGCTGCCCAAACACACCCTCTCTAACCATGGGGATATGGGATTGTATAATCCCAGAACgcctgaggctggaaaagccctcccagatcattgaatccaacctgtgctgtcggaatctgtgggtattggtgattccgagattgtagaaagtctctgtctttctgccccgttgccaaagaagaagccataattcgtctgtgctggtttcaaggttgtttatttttgcttatctataacaagctctgctgccctgccgcagctctgtcctgcagggcagcgtgtggggctctgccctcagtgggatggtacaaacattatataccagaaactacgtgtgctggatttacaataatgtgccaatatctgtcatctatgttgaacagtgtgttcccagcctaaaccaatagaaaaatgccaacaccacagtgaaacatggagggcgtgaagaaggagaaaaaggacaaggcacacccaattcctccatcttgtcccctttggacccctaatctagaaacctaaaattttacttttgcacccgtgtcacacttaattat
This genomic window contains:
- the LOC100227468 gene encoding keratin, type II cytoskeletal 6A; translated protein: MSRQSTVRIQRGRSGFSAASAMVPNTCRTSFSSCSVTRLGSCNAGSGFARVGGGFGSKSLYNVGGCKKISVAGRGGSFYGSAGFGGGTGSVYGGGFGAPANLGYGYGAFGGGPGFPAGGIHEVSINQSLLKPLNLEIDPNIQRIRKEEKEQIKTLNNKFASFIDKVRFLEQQNKVLETKWSLLQEQGMKTVRNNLEPLFETYINNLRVQLNSLLSDKGRLEGELVNTQYLVEDFKKKYEDEINRRTIAENEFVTLKKDVDASYMNKVELQARADALSEEINFLRALYEAELSQMQTQISDTSVVLTMDNNRNLDLDSIISEVKAQYEDIANRSRAEAESWYQTKYEELQATAGRHGDDLRNTKQEISELNRHVQRLRSEIDSVKKQCANLKAAIADAEERGELTLKDAKAKLAELEDALQQAKADLARQLREYQELMNVKLALDIEIATYRKLLEGEECRLAGDGVPVNISVTRTTVGTGYGGGSNLSMGGGICNLGNSFNCGSVPGVGSTTLGAGSSSSMKFVSSSSTRRSYRS